The genomic segment tttagagtCACTAGAGAGtagaaatatttgtttcttttttatttgtgttaTACAAagtttattgtagtattttacaaaatgattgaagaaagaaaaaaaaaaagaaattcaaaaggagaagaaaatgagagattTCCCTCCAAACTCTGCAAGTCTCGTGATTGTCATTAAATACCTCTCCCCATCTGTTCATCGCTCTCTGTTACGACTCCGTCCCACCATTATCAATGTCAACCCGATCTCGGCGGTCCCTCCCTCCttcctactactactactaccctTTTAAAATCTCGTCTCTTTTTCCAAACCCATGAGAGTATTCGTTTCTGTTTTCTTCAATGGAAGCCAGTGGTCACTCGCGGCGGAGGAGAGGAGATGGGTGCACTGTCGTGGAGTGTTACACGCCTCGGAAGGTCGTGGGTCGGTGGCTTTCTGGGTTGAGAAGTTCCAAGGGGAAGAGAGAAACAGGGGAGggagttgaagaagatgataccAGAGGTTACAAATTACCGCCCATAAGGTGCTCGACGAAACGCCTTAACGAGAATACTCCAGAAACTAATCAATTTGGTGagaagtttgtattttttttcttcttcctacaCATTTATGTACTAATTAGCAATGGTTTTGCTTTGTGCAGAATCACAAAGCAGAGAAGCACCTTTGGAAATGGGAATTGGTTCTATTTTGCTCTATCTTGTAATTGCAAGTAAGACTGAGCTTGATAAGATGACAAACCTGCGGATGCAAATGGAGATGTTTCTTCTAAATGCGAAAGAAGAGTTACAGAAGAAAGAAGTAGAGGCAAATCCACCTATGTCTTCAAATGAAGCAAGCGGTTACCAGTTTTCTCCTCAAGAATTCTCGAATTTGGCGTCATCCATTTTCCAAGAGTCATCTACTAGTATTCTTCTTCAAGAGGAGTACACAGAATTCGAGGTCTCAAAACCAGACCGCAGCTCAAAACTTCAGGCTGA from the Camelina sativa cultivar DH55 chromosome 12, Cs, whole genome shotgun sequence genome contains:
- the LOC104730138 gene encoding protein POLAR LOCALIZATION DURING ASYMMETRIC DIVISION AND REDISTRIBUTION-like isoform X1, which produces MEASGHSRRRRGDGCTVVECYTPRKVVGRWLSGLRSSKGKRETGEGVEEDDTRGYKLPPIRCSTKRLNENTPETNQFESQSREAPLEMGIGSILLYLVIASKTELDKMTNLRMQMEMFLLNAKEELQKKEVEANPPMSSNEASGYQFSPQEFSNLASSIFQESSTSILLQEEYTEFEVSKPDRSSKLQAEVGRLPLDDKAEDRYTKYQIQRQRKLEENEVTKSHIPEMVVADERSGVCPFELEKKLHELLETRQQEELLKLETALSRVERRLQEKETEVSWWKDAARLLAQRVPESSRSGLEWCNPESSTCSERSVPRSYKVCSKHRTSFSR
- the LOC104730138 gene encoding protein POLAR LOCALIZATION DURING ASYMMETRIC DIVISION AND REDISTRIBUTION-like isoform X2, which encodes MEASGHSRRRRGDGCTVVECYTPRKVVGRWLSGLRSSKGKRETGEGVEEDDTRGYKLPPIRCSTKRLNENTPETNQFESQSREAPLEMGIGSILLYLVIASKTELDKMTNLRMQMEMFLLNAKEELQKKEVEANPPMSSNEASGYQFSPQEFSNLASSIFQESSTSILLQEEYTEFEVSKPDRSSKLQAEENEVTKSHIPEMVVADERSGVCPFELEKKLHELLETRQQEELLKLETALSRVERRLQEKETEVSWWKDAARLLAQRVPESSRSGLEWCNPESSTCSERSVPRSYKVCSKHRTSFSR